The following proteins are co-located in the Candidatus Methylomirabilis limnetica genome:
- a CDS encoding glycosyltransferase family 39 protein: MNLAYPASGRQASLLFLFFLGLVTTFHLWFINSGHFNLAPDEAHYWVWSKRLDWSYYSKGPMVAYIIALSTRLGGDTEFFIRLPAVILSTGTALLTFLLAVRLCRSTIAGLEAVLLLAAIPLYEAGSILMTIDAPLVFFWSLTLLLIHRALTANGNGWWLLAGISLGLGLLSKYTMAVMVPQIFLYLALSRDHRFWMRRSGPYLALGVGLLLFSPVIYWNATHGLVSFRHLLEQLGGGKDTVLPLKSLGEFVASQVGVVTPVLFVVLMIGLWGVGRTGLTRRGDDASLFLFCASVPLLLACVITSLWTKVQANWAAPAFIAMAIAAAKWRSGAPIQGYSALRWTRSRALFAVALLTGFLVSAIGHFPHALASIGLPLPHKLDLTRRLRGWADLGTQVSTVHQEMSRNRSTFVFSDRYQIASEAMFYVPAHPTTFNIQLGRRMNQFDVWGGTEEVRGWDAIFVTDRSDPPDAVLRSFDMVKLERTAHLSKVGQLHALDSWSIFRCYGFRGFPPAQQLGY, from the coding sequence ATGAATTTGGCGTACCCGGCTAGTGGCCGGCAGGCGTCGCTGCTGTTCCTCTTCTTCCTTGGCCTCGTCACCACCTTTCACCTCTGGTTCATCAACTCAGGCCACTTCAATCTGGCGCCGGACGAAGCGCACTATTGGGTCTGGTCGAAGCGACTGGACTGGAGCTACTATAGCAAGGGGCCGATGGTGGCCTACATCATCGCCCTATCCACCCGGTTAGGGGGCGACACCGAATTCTTTATCCGGCTCCCTGCAGTCATACTTTCAACTGGAACCGCCTTACTCACGTTCCTATTGGCAGTTCGGCTCTGCCGCTCCACTATTGCCGGTCTGGAAGCAGTACTGCTCCTTGCCGCCATACCGCTTTACGAGGCGGGCTCAATCCTGATGACGATCGATGCGCCGCTGGTATTCTTCTGGTCTCTCACGCTGCTGCTGATCCACCGCGCTCTCACGGCGAACGGCAACGGCTGGTGGCTCCTCGCGGGAATCAGCCTCGGACTTGGTTTGCTCAGTAAATATACGATGGCAGTCATGGTGCCGCAGATTTTCCTCTATCTTGCATTGTCCAGAGACCATCGGTTCTGGATGCGGCGATCAGGTCCCTACCTCGCTCTTGGGGTGGGGCTCCTCCTCTTTAGCCCTGTCATATATTGGAATGCGACGCACGGCTTGGTCTCGTTTCGCCACCTCCTGGAGCAGCTTGGGGGGGGAAAAGATACGGTTCTGCCGCTGAAGAGTCTGGGGGAATTTGTGGCATCCCAGGTAGGTGTGGTGACCCCCGTACTGTTCGTTGTACTCATGATCGGGCTCTGGGGGGTTGGAAGGACCGGACTTACCCGACGCGGTGACGACGCCTCGCTGTTTCTCTTCTGTGCCTCCGTGCCCCTGCTGCTCGCTTGCGTCATCACCAGCCTGTGGACAAAGGTACAGGCGAACTGGGCCGCGCCGGCCTTTATCGCTATGGCCATAGCTGCCGCTAAGTGGCGATCAGGCGCACCCATCCAAGGTTACTCTGCCTTGCGATGGACGCGCAGTCGTGCCCTTTTCGCGGTCGCCTTACTGACCGGGTTCCTCGTCAGCGCCATTGGTCACTTTCCGCACGCACTTGCCTCGATCGGTCTGCCGCTTCCTCACAAGCTCGATCTGACCCGGCGCCTCCGAGGATGGGCAGATCTCGGCACACAAGTTAGTACCGTCCATCAAGAGATGAGTCGAAATAGATCGACATTCGTCTTCAGCGATCGGTATCAGATTGCCAGTGAGGCGATGTTCTATGTACCGGCTCATCCGACCACCTTTAATATCCAACTCGGGCGGCGAATGAACCAGTTTGACGTATGGGGAGGAACCGAGGAAGTTCGAGGTTGGGACGCCATCTTTGTTACGGATCGGTCTGACCCCCCAGATGCCGTTCTCCGCTCCTTCGACATGGTGAAACTAGAACGGACAGCTCACCTCTCGAAGGTCGGCCAGTTGCACGCCCTTGACTCGTGGTCAATCTTTCGCTGCTACGGTTTCCGTGGATTCCCTCCGGCGCAGCAGCTCGGGTACTAG
- the purE gene encoding 5-(carboxyamino)imidazole ribonucleotide mutase, protein MATQPVVGIVMGSDSDLAVMEHTAKALERFGIPFELKISSAHRSLDATLRYIRQAEARGIKVIIAGAGAAAHLAGVIAGQTILPVIGVPLASSSLKGLDALLSIVQMPGGIPVATMAIGEAGARNAGILAARILALSDEALQHTLQSFKEALASEVEEKDRTLQERRS, encoded by the coding sequence ATGGCAACGCAGCCCGTAGTCGGGATCGTCATGGGCAGCGACTCCGATCTGGCAGTCATGGAACACACCGCCAAGGCGCTGGAGCGGTTCGGGATCCCGTTCGAGCTCAAAATCAGCTCTGCCCATCGTTCTCTTGACGCTACACTTCGCTATATCCGTCAAGCCGAGGCGCGAGGGATTAAGGTGATCATCGCCGGCGCCGGCGCCGCGGCTCACCTCGCGGGCGTCATTGCAGGCCAGACCATACTCCCGGTCATCGGGGTTCCACTGGCATCGAGTTCGCTTAAGGGCCTGGACGCGCTTCTCTCTATTGTCCAGATGCCCGGGGGGATTCCGGTTGCCACCATGGCTATCGGCGAGGCAGGGGCAAGGAACGCCGGCATCCTGGCCGCGCGAATTCTGGCGCTGTCAGATGAGGCCCTCCAACATACGCTGCAATCATTTAAGGAGGCTCTGGCCTCTGAAGTGGAGGAAAAAGATCGCACGCTCCAAGAGCGCCGTTCCTGA
- the purD gene encoding phosphoribosylamine--glycine ligase has product MQVLVIGSGGREHALAWKIAQSPKVAKVWVAPGSAGISEIAECVEISASDFRLLADFAEQKRIDLTVVGPEGPLTLGIVDEFERRGLRIFGPRKDAALIEGSKVFAKSFMKKYHIPTGFFQSFDRAEEAKRYIQEIGVPLVVKADGLAAGKGVIVCFDLPEALDAVKKIMEDRLFGDAGERILIEEYLEGEEVSFHALTDGDAVLPLASSQDHKRVFNDDQGPNTGGMGAYSPTRAITEPIQQQIMERIMIPTIRGMAAEGRPYKGVLYAGLMIRAGEIKVLEFNARFGDPETQPLLLRMKSDLVPLLEAVVDGRLRDQTIDWMPDASVCVVMASRGYPGPYDQGALIAGLEEAAAEPGVMIFHAGTSCMEGQILTGGGRVLGVTGLGQDIQGAIATTYRAVKKIHWEGAHYRTDIGVRALAKAS; this is encoded by the coding sequence ATGCAGGTTCTCGTAATCGGTTCAGGCGGAAGAGAACACGCCCTCGCGTGGAAGATCGCTCAGAGTCCGAAGGTGGCGAAGGTCTGGGTCGCACCAGGAAGCGCCGGGATAAGTGAGATCGCCGAGTGCGTGGAGATCAGCGCCTCCGACTTCCGCCTGCTGGCAGATTTCGCCGAACAGAAACGGATTGACCTGACCGTCGTGGGACCAGAAGGTCCGCTTACGCTTGGGATCGTAGATGAATTCGAGCGCCGCGGACTCCGCATCTTCGGACCCAGGAAGGATGCTGCCCTCATTGAGGGGAGTAAGGTCTTCGCCAAGAGCTTCATGAAGAAGTACCATATCCCCACCGGCTTCTTCCAGTCGTTCGACCGGGCAGAGGAGGCCAAGCGATACATCCAGGAGATCGGTGTCCCCCTCGTCGTGAAGGCCGATGGCCTGGCGGCGGGAAAAGGAGTCATCGTCTGTTTCGATTTGCCAGAGGCGCTGGATGCGGTCAAGAAGATTATGGAAGATCGTCTCTTCGGCGACGCCGGCGAGCGGATCCTCATTGAGGAGTACCTGGAGGGAGAGGAGGTCTCCTTCCATGCGTTGACTGACGGAGACGCCGTCTTGCCGCTGGCATCATCCCAGGATCATAAACGCGTGTTCAATGACGACCAGGGCCCCAATACCGGCGGCATGGGCGCCTACTCTCCAACGCGGGCCATCACCGAGCCGATCCAGCAGCAGATCATGGAGCGCATCATGATCCCGACCATCAGAGGCATGGCGGCCGAAGGACGACCATACAAAGGCGTTCTCTATGCCGGCCTGATGATCAGGGCGGGCGAGATCAAGGTGCTCGAGTTCAACGCCAGGTTCGGCGACCCCGAAACGCAGCCGCTGCTCCTGCGAATGAAGTCTGACCTGGTCCCGCTGCTAGAGGCAGTCGTAGACGGTCGACTACGGGACCAGACAATCGACTGGATGCCGGACGCGAGCGTCTGCGTAGTCATGGCCTCAAGAGGTTATCCCGGCCCGTACGACCAGGGCGCTCTGATCGCCGGGCTTGAGGAAGCGGCAGCAGAGCCTGGTGTCATGATCTTCCACGCCGGGACAAGCTGCATGGAAGGTCAGATCCTCACCGGAGGGGGGCGGGTCCTGGGTGTCACCGGCCTCGGTCAAGACATTCAAGGGGCGATCGCCACCACCTACAGAGCGGTAAAAAAGATCCATTGGGAAGGCGCACACTACCGGACGGACATCGGCGTTCGCGCCCTCGCCAAGGCCTCATAG
- the purH gene encoding bifunctional phosphoribosylaminoimidazolecarboxamide formyltransferase/IMP cyclohydrolase has protein sequence MMSTGLASEKGSVHVRRALISVSDKAGLIELASALQSLSIEIISTGGTARALREANIPVVDVADITGFPEMLDGRVKTLHPRIHAGILAKRDDPEHQRQLRELGLLPIDLVVINLYPFEATVSKSGVTLEEAIEQIDIGGPSLIRAAAKNFEDVAIVVDPADYTTVSTELQQAQGCLSRACRLHLATKAFAHVARYDALIAAYLERQCGEADEPVLPNLLDLRLVKVKQLRYGENPHQQAALYCDALASEPSVAGAQQLQGKELSFNNLLDLDAAFALSKEFDEPAVVVVKHTNPCGVGIGSRLSEAYQRALSADPISAYGGVLGLNRQVDAETAREIAATFVEAIVAPGYHEAALAILKEKKALRLLLIEPWPGTIPPDRAARELRPIVGGMLVQERDQVDLNPNTLRVMTRREPTDAEMRALRFAWRVAKHVKSNAIVMTNDCATVGIGAGQMSRVDACRLAVMKAISPTRGTVLASDAFFPFRDGVDTAAEAGVTAIIQPGGSIRDAEVIQAADAANIAMVFTGIRHFRH, from the coding sequence ATGATGTCAACCGGGCTTGCGAGCGAAAAGGGATCGGTACACGTTCGACGGGCCCTGATCAGTGTATCCGATAAGGCTGGGCTGATTGAACTGGCGTCGGCTCTACAGAGTCTGTCCATCGAGATCATCTCTACCGGCGGAACGGCTCGCGCCCTGCGGGAAGCCAACATTCCGGTGGTCGATGTGGCCGACATCACAGGCTTCCCTGAAATGCTGGACGGGCGAGTCAAAACGCTCCACCCGAGGATTCATGCCGGTATCCTGGCGAAGCGAGACGACCCCGAGCACCAGCGGCAACTGCGCGAGCTCGGTCTCCTCCCCATCGACCTCGTAGTCATCAACCTGTACCCCTTCGAGGCCACTGTCTCCAAGAGCGGCGTTACGCTGGAGGAGGCCATCGAGCAGATCGATATCGGCGGACCAAGCCTCATCCGGGCTGCTGCAAAGAATTTCGAGGACGTTGCGATCGTCGTTGATCCGGCCGATTACACTACGGTTAGCACAGAACTGCAGCAAGCGCAGGGCTGCCTATCGCGGGCCTGTCGGCTGCATTTAGCGACAAAGGCCTTCGCGCACGTCGCTCGTTATGACGCGCTGATTGCCGCGTATCTGGAGCGGCAATGCGGTGAGGCAGATGAACCTGTGCTCCCCAATCTCCTCGATCTTCGCCTGGTCAAGGTGAAGCAACTCCGTTACGGCGAAAACCCGCACCAGCAGGCTGCCCTGTATTGCGACGCACTCGCAAGTGAACCTTCTGTGGCGGGGGCACAGCAGCTTCAGGGGAAGGAACTCTCGTTCAACAACCTCCTGGACCTTGACGCAGCCTTTGCCTTGTCTAAAGAATTCGATGAACCTGCCGTTGTCGTCGTGAAACATACAAATCCCTGTGGCGTCGGTATCGGTTCCAGGCTGAGTGAGGCGTATCAGCGTGCCCTGTCCGCAGATCCGATCTCGGCCTACGGCGGGGTTCTTGGGCTTAACCGCCAGGTGGATGCCGAGACCGCGCGCGAGATCGCTGCCACCTTTGTGGAGGCGATTGTTGCGCCGGGATACCATGAGGCGGCGCTCGCCATCCTTAAAGAGAAGAAGGCCCTTCGGCTCTTACTGATCGAGCCTTGGCCAGGAACGATACCCCCTGATCGAGCGGCCCGAGAGCTGCGGCCGATCGTTGGCGGGATGTTGGTACAGGAACGGGACCAGGTCGATCTGAACCCCAACACCCTCCGTGTGATGACCCGCCGCGAGCCTACTGATGCCGAAATGCGAGCGCTTCGGTTTGCCTGGAGGGTGGCGAAACACGTAAAGTCAAACGCGATCGTCATGACAAACGACTGTGCCACGGTAGGGATAGGCGCCGGACAGATGAGCCGGGTCGATGCCTGCCGACTGGCGGTGATGAAAGCCATCTCCCCCACACGTGGAACGGTCCTGGCGTCAGATGCGTTCTTTCCGTTTCGAGATGGGGTTGATACTGCGGCTGAGGCGGGGGTAACCGCGATCATCCAGCCAGGCGGCTCGATCCGTGATGCCGAGGTGATCCAAGCGGCGGATGCGGCCAACATCGCGATGGTCTTCACCGGCATTCGACACTTCCGGCATTAA
- the purN gene encoding phosphoribosylglycinamide formyltransferase: protein MRGREGMQGRLRLGVLASGRGSNLQAIIDACEGGQVDAVIALVISDVAEAYALERGRQHGIEAVFLDPSLHRTSEEFDAAAIDLLRRHEVELVCLAGFMRLLSPHFIREYRNRIMNIHPALLPAFPGLHAQRQALRCGAKVSGCTVHFVDEGVDTGPIIIQAVVHVLDDDTEEALSARILAHEHQIYPQAIQLFAEGRLEIRGRRVLCHGTKTSQAHDKRAWGAMNP, encoded by the coding sequence ATGAGGGGTCGAGAGGGCATGCAGGGACGGCTCAGACTTGGCGTACTGGCATCCGGTCGAGGCAGTAACCTACAAGCGATCATCGATGCCTGTGAGGGCGGTCAGGTCGATGCGGTTATCGCCCTTGTCATCAGCGACGTGGCAGAGGCCTACGCCCTCGAACGAGGTCGCCAACATGGAATCGAAGCCGTCTTCCTCGACCCATCTCTGCACCGCACGAGTGAAGAGTTCGATGCGGCGGCGATCGACCTGCTGCGTAGGCACGAGGTGGAGCTGGTTTGTCTAGCCGGATTCATGCGCCTGCTGAGCCCTCATTTCATCCGGGAGTATCGGAACAGGATCATGAATATTCATCCTGCGCTTCTCCCTGCCTTCCCTGGGCTGCACGCCCAGCGCCAGGCGCTTCGGTGTGGCGCGAAGGTCTCCGGATGCACCGTCCACTTCGTGGATGAGGGGGTCGATACCGGTCCCATCATCATTCAGGCCGTCGTCCATGTGCTGGACGATGACACCGAAGAGGCCCTCTCGGCCCGGATCCTCGCGCATGAACACCAGATCTATCCGCAAGCGATCCAACTCTTCGCCGAAGGGCGGTTGGAGATTAGAGGTCGTCGGGTGCTCTGTCATGGGACCAAGACCTCTCAGGCGCACGACAAGCGGGCATGGGGAGCGATGAACCCGTGA
- a CDS encoding RrF2 family transcriptional regulator: protein MKVSAKGDYATRAMQDLALHYEKGPIQIEDIARRQHLPARYLEQILLSLKRAGFLESKRGVSGGYYLAKHPREITVGAIIRTMEGPIIPIFCVGSGPREICIEEPRCGLRDLWADVRDAVVKIVDHTTLEDLSRQIRTRQEREGVSYQI, encoded by the coding sequence ATGAAGGTGTCCGCGAAGGGCGACTACGCTACACGAGCCATGCAAGATCTGGCTCTCCATTATGAGAAAGGGCCGATTCAGATAGAGGATATCGCCCGACGACAACACCTGCCGGCCCGTTACCTGGAACAGATCCTGTTAAGCCTCAAGCGAGCCGGCTTTCTCGAAAGCAAGCGGGGAGTCAGCGGGGGCTACTACCTGGCAAAGCACCCCAGAGAGATTACGGTCGGAGCCATCATCAGGACCATGGAGGGCCCGATCATCCCTATCTTCTGTGTTGGGAGTGGGCCGCGAGAGATCTGCATTGAGGAGCCTCGCTGCGGCCTCCGGGATCTCTGGGCTGACGTGCGCGATGCCGTGGTGAAGATTGTGGACCACACCACGCTTGAAGACCTCAGCCGACAGATCCGTACGAGACAGGAGCGAGAGGGAGTAAGCTACCAGATCTAA
- the cysK gene encoding cysteine synthase A, with amino-acid sequence MPRLARNVLELIGDTPLVQLQRIPRPGSARILGKLESLNPGGSVKDRIALAMIEAAERSGRLKPGDTIVEPTSGNTGIGLAMVAAVKGYRLILTMPEDMSTERRRLVGRYGAEVILTPAIEGMSGAVYAAETLVAQNPGYFMPQQFVNPANPEAHRLTTAQEILKATDGQIDAFVAGVGTGGTITGVGEVLKREVPGVQVVAVEPARSPVLQGGRARPHGIQGIGASFVPGVLNMEVIDEIIAVEDEDAYRMASRLAREEGLLVGISAGANVFASIVVAERLQAGKVVVTILPDTGERYLSVSF; translated from the coding sequence ATGCCACGGTTGGCTCGAAATGTCCTGGAGTTGATAGGCGACACCCCGCTGGTCCAGTTACAGCGAATACCGCGCCCTGGATCGGCCCGAATTCTTGGAAAGCTGGAGTCGCTCAATCCGGGCGGAAGCGTGAAGGACCGAATCGCCTTGGCCATGATCGAGGCGGCCGAGCGGAGCGGGAGGCTGAAGCCGGGTGACACGATTGTCGAGCCGACCTCCGGCAATACCGGGATCGGACTTGCGATGGTGGCGGCGGTCAAGGGGTACCGCCTGATCCTGACGATGCCGGAGGATATGAGTACGGAGCGGCGGAGGTTAGTCGGTCGGTACGGGGCCGAGGTGATACTCACCCCTGCCATCGAGGGAATGAGCGGCGCAGTCTATGCGGCAGAAACTCTCGTGGCGCAAAATCCTGGTTACTTCATGCCGCAACAGTTTGTGAATCCGGCCAACCCGGAGGCTCACCGCCTTACCACCGCGCAAGAAATTCTCAAGGCAACGGACGGGCAAATTGACGCTTTCGTGGCAGGCGTCGGGACTGGCGGGACGATTACCGGGGTGGGTGAGGTGCTGAAAAGGGAAGTCCCTGGCGTTCAGGTGGTCGCGGTGGAACCGGCCAGATCCCCCGTGTTACAGGGAGGCAGGGCTAGGCCGCATGGCATCCAGGGAATTGGCGCGAGCTTTGTCCCCGGCGTGCTGAACATGGAGGTAATTGATGAGATTATCGCCGTTGAGGACGAGGATGCCTATCGAATGGCCTCTCGCCTGGCCAGAGAGGAAGGCCTCCTGGTAGGGATCTCGGCCGGGGCCAATGTCTTTGCATCGATAGTGGTCGCCGAACGGCTGCAAGCTGGGAAGGTTGTGGTGACGATCCTACCCGACACAGGAGAGCGGTACCTGTCGGTCTCATTCTGA
- the moeB gene encoding molybdopterin-synthase adenylyltransferase MoeB, which produces MDGYRGENTSQGMTSPEGDRSVAIRVCIPTPYRRLTQNQPVVEGHGDNLVELLEDLERRFPGIREHVFDGVGEVHRHVNVYVNNVAVEELGGRRTALKNGDEVILIPAMAGGSAPFSEEQIRRYSRHIILPEVGGKGQRKLLNSSALLVGAGGLGSPAALYLAAAGVGRLGIIDADIVDLSNLQRQILHHVDDVGRPKVVSAVESIAQINPDVKVEPFQTIISSANAKEVISQYDLVVNGCDNFPTRYLVNDACVLLKKPLVDGSIFKFEGQVTVFAPGQGCYRCLYPAPPPPGLVPSCQEAGVLGVLCGIIGSLQAIEAIKLLIGIGDSLAGRLLFFDSLGMEFRQVKVRRDLNCPVCGDHPTITDLIDYYEFCGVPGGGH; this is translated from the coding sequence ATGGATGGCTATCGTGGTGAGAATACCTCTCAGGGGATGACATCACCGGAAGGTGACCGTAGTGTGGCGATCCGTGTCTGCATCCCGACCCCGTATCGAAGACTGACGCAGAATCAGCCCGTCGTCGAGGGGCATGGGGACAATCTGGTAGAGCTTCTAGAGGATCTGGAGAGGCGTTTTCCAGGTATTCGCGAACATGTCTTCGATGGAGTTGGAGAGGTCCACCGTCATGTCAATGTCTATGTCAATAACGTGGCTGTGGAGGAGCTTGGAGGGAGGCGGACCGCGCTTAAGAACGGGGACGAGGTGATCTTGATCCCGGCTATGGCTGGGGGGAGCGCTCCGTTCAGTGAAGAGCAGATTCGTCGCTACAGTCGCCACATCATCCTCCCTGAGGTAGGCGGTAAAGGGCAGCGCAAGCTTCTGAACAGCTCGGCCCTGCTCGTCGGGGCGGGTGGTCTGGGTTCCCCTGCGGCTCTCTACCTGGCCGCTGCCGGCGTCGGTCGCCTCGGCATCATCGACGCCGACATTGTGGACCTGAGTAACCTGCAACGCCAGATCCTCCACCACGTGGATGATGTGGGACGACCAAAGGTTGTCTCTGCGGTCGAGTCGATTGCTCAGATCAATCCGGACGTAAAGGTAGAGCCGTTTCAAACGATCATCTCCTCGGCGAACGCGAAAGAGGTCATCAGTCAGTATGACCTGGTGGTGAATGGTTGCGACAATTTTCCGACCCGATACCTGGTCAACGACGCCTGTGTACTGCTGAAGAAACCACTCGTAGATGGGAGTATCTTCAAGTTCGAAGGCCAGGTGACGGTCTTCGCTCCAGGGCAGGGCTGCTATCGCTGTCTCTACCCTGCACCGCCGCCACCAGGGCTGGTCCCAAGTTGCCAGGAGGCCGGCGTACTGGGTGTACTCTGCGGTATTATTGGGAGTCTCCAGGCGATCGAGGCGATTAAGTTGCTGATCGGGATCGGCGATTCTCTGGCCGGGAGGCTTCTTTTCTTCGATTCGCTGGGGATGGAGTTTCGGCAGGTCAAGGTGCGACGCGATCTGAACTGTCCGGTCTGTGGTGATCATCCCACCATTACCGATCTGATCGATTACTACGAGTTTTGTGGAGTTCCCGGCGGTGGTCACTGA
- a CDS encoding sulfurtransferase TusA family protein — protein MTKYSLDVTGEICPYPLMLTKQKMGKLTAGDQLVVIVDYAKSVEDIPRWAKEEGYAVLAISEVGRTQWEIVLEKVSPALLEEGK, from the coding sequence ATGACGAAGTACTCCCTTGATGTGACTGGAGAGATTTGTCCGTATCCTTTGATGTTGACCAAACAGAAAATGGGGAAACTTACAGCCGGTGATCAACTAGTGGTAATTGTCGATTACGCGAAATCGGTAGAAGATATCCCCAGATGGGCGAAGGAGGAAGGTTATGCGGTCCTCGCCATTTCGGAAGTTGGTAGAACTCAATGGGAAATCGTCCTGGAAAAAGTCTCACCTGCATTATTGGAGGAGGGGAAATGA
- a CDS encoding sulfurtransferase TusA family protein: MSGAPEQIAESLDLKGEVCPYTFVKTKLALEELQSGQALIIIVDNPSSAENVPRSLRSEGHIVADATKLNDTDWAITVIKA, encoded by the coding sequence ATGAGTGGGGCGCCTGAGCAGATAGCCGAGTCCCTTGATCTGAAGGGGGAGGTATGCCCCTACACGTTTGTGAAGACCAAATTGGCGCTGGAAGAGCTACAAAGCGGTCAGGCGCTGATAATCATAGTGGATAACCCTAGTTCTGCTGAGAACGTTCCCAGGAGTTTACGCAGTGAAGGGCATATAGTTGCGGATGCGACGAAGTTGAATGACACTGACTGGGCGATCACGGTAATAAAGGCCTGA
- a CDS encoding PLP-dependent cysteine synthase family protein — translation MKKVDILDAIGHTPLIELSRMSPKKEVRIFAKLEGVNPTGSLKDRIAKYMIEQAERSGELTKGQTILEPTSGNTGIALAMIGRRKGYKVKAVIPENATPERRQLLEIFGAELIYSDGTKGSNGAIELAQELVAQDPTLYMPFQYGNPANPLAHYETTGVEILNDLPEVDVFVAGLGTGGTLMGVGRRLKERNPKTKVIAVEPNPGDLVQGLRSLDEGFIPPILDTSLLDGKIMVDSRCAFAATKDLTNKEGIFAGVSSGAVVHVAIRTAHRMEKGNIVVILCDGGWKYVSLGVWHKEFPALGENMYSHLWW, via the coding sequence ATGAAAAAAGTCGATATTCTTGATGCGATCGGGCACACGCCGCTGATCGAACTGTCGCGGATGAGTCCCAAGAAAGAGGTTCGGATCTTCGCCAAGCTGGAGGGAGTGAACCCGACCGGCAGCTTGAAGGATCGAATAGCGAAGTACATGATCGAGCAGGCCGAGCGGAGCGGCGAACTGACGAAGGGCCAAACGATTCTGGAGCCAACGAGCGGCAACACCGGTATCGCCTTGGCCATGATCGGGCGGAGGAAGGGGTACAAGGTCAAGGCGGTGATCCCGGAAAACGCTACCCCGGAGAGACGTCAACTCCTTGAGATCTTCGGCGCCGAGTTGATCTATTCTGATGGGACCAAAGGGAGTAATGGGGCTATTGAGTTGGCTCAAGAGCTTGTGGCGCAGGATCCAACCCTCTACATGCCCTTTCAGTACGGTAATCCGGCCAACCCTCTGGCCCACTACGAAACGACCGGGGTGGAGATCCTGAACGACCTCCCGGAGGTTGATGTCTTTGTGGCCGGCCTTGGGACCGGCGGAACCCTGATGGGCGTGGGGAGACGGCTGAAGGAGCGTAACCCCAAGACCAAGGTCATTGCCGTGGAGCCGAATCCGGGCGATCTGGTCCAGGGGCTTCGCAGTCTTGATGAGGGTTTCATTCCACCGATCCTTGACACCAGCCTCTTGGACGGCAAAATAATGGTCGATTCTCGCTGTGCCTTTGCCGCTACCAAAGATCTGACCAACAAGGAAGGGATCTTTGCCGGCGTGTCCTCTGGGGCTGTCGTTCATGTGGCGATCCGGACGGCGCATCGAATGGAGAAGGGCAACATCGTGGTAATCCTCTGCGATGGCGGGTGGAAGTATGTGAGCCTGGGTGTCTGGCATAAGGAGTTTCCCGCGCTGGGCGAGAACATGTACAGTCACCTCTGGTGGTAG
- a CDS encoding Mov34/MPN/PAD-1 family protein — protein sequence MSPVEPMIHTQPGLNEIFAHAEEAYPEEACGVVIGKPGDPSTNIIRRCANLANQYQQDDPIRYPRDARTAYIMDPKDLLRIQSEADAKGLEFVVIYHSHPDHEAYFSETDRDLALFDGEPLWPQMHYLVVSVKNGKVLYFKAFRWDAIKKEFAEEPSAVF from the coding sequence GTGAGCCCTGTCGAACCGATGATCCATACGCAACCGGGGCTGAACGAAATCTTCGCTCACGCCGAGGAGGCATATCCTGAAGAGGCCTGCGGGGTCGTCATAGGGAAGCCAGGCGATCCGAGTACGAATATTATCCGCAGATGCGCGAATCTGGCGAACCAGTATCAGCAGGACGATCCAATTCGTTATCCGAGAGATGCAAGGACCGCCTATATCATGGACCCAAAGGACCTTCTACGGATTCAGAGCGAAGCTGATGCCAAAGGTCTTGAGTTTGTCGTTATCTACCATTCACACCCAGATCATGAAGCCTACTTCTCTGAGACCGATCGAGACTTGGCGTTGTTCGACGGTGAACCGTTGTGGCCGCAGATGCACTATCTTGTCGTGTCAGTGAAAAATGGGAAAGTGTTGTACTTCAAAGCATTCAGGTGGGACGCGATCAAAAAAGAGTTTGCAGAAGAACCATCTGCTGTCTTTTAG